The Rattus rattus isolate New Zealand chromosome X, Rrattus_CSIRO_v1, whole genome shotgun sequence genome has a window encoding:
- the LOC116888919 gene encoding chromodomain Y-like protein, giving the protein MEKLVSEEIAKKWQPTRKKIAPEKQLRFSVRLTESSSRFKDIVVKKQDGFTHIFLSTKSSENNSLNLEVMKEVQIALAKAAADDSKLVLLSAIGSVFCFGLDFASFIHCLTRNKKRESTKMAGAVKKFVNTFIQFKKPIIAAVNGPAMGLGASILPLCDMVWTNEKAWFQTPYATFGQSPDGCSSFTFPKIMGEASANEMLLGGRKLTAQEACDKGLVSQVFWPQTFNQEVMIRIKELASCNTAVLEESKALLRFNTKLELEQVNERECTVLKKIWGSAEGIDAILKYLQKKVEY; this is encoded by the coding sequence ATGGAGAAGCTAGTCTCAGAGGAGATAGCCAAGAAATGGCAACCTACCCGCAAGAAAATTGCTCCTGAAAAGCAGCTGCGTTTCAGTGTAAGGCTGACAGAGAGTTCCTCCAGATTCAAAGATATTGTGGTAAAGAAGCAAGATGGCTTCACCCACATTTTTTTATCCACAAAATCATCGGAAAATAACTCACTTAACCTAGAAGTGATGAAAGAAGTTCAGATTGCTCTGGCCAAAGCTGCTGCTGATGACAGCAAGCTGGTATTGCTCAGTGCCATTGGCAGTGTCTTCTGTTTTGGCCTTGATTTTGCTTCTTTTATACACTGTCTCACCaggaacaagaaaagagaaagcactaAGATGGCAGGAGCGGTCAAAAAATTTGTGAATACTTTCATTCAGTTTAAGAAGCCTATTATTGCTGCCGTCAATGGCCCAGCCATGGGACTGGGAGCATCTATATTGCCTCTTTGTGATATGGTTTGGACAAATGAAAAGGCTTGGTTTCAAACACCCTATGCCACCTTTGGACAGAGTCCAGATGGCTGTTCCAGCTTTACATTTCCCAAGATTATGGGAGAAGCTTCTGCAAATGAAATGTTACTCGGTGGGCGGAAGCTAACAGCACAGGAAGCATGTGATAAGGGCCTGGTCTCCCAGGTATTTTGGCCACAGACCTTCAACCAAGAAGTCATGATTAGAATCAAGGAGCTCGCCTCATGTAATACAGCTGTCCTGGAGGAGTCAAAAGCCTTACTGCGCTTTAACACTAAGTTGGAGTTGGAGCAGGTCAATGAGAGGGAGTGCACAGTGCTGAAGAAAATTTGGGGCTCTGCAGAGGGGATAGATGCCATATTAAAATACTTGCAGAAGAAAGTGGAGTACTGA